Proteins encoded by one window of Lycium barbarum isolate Lr01 chromosome 11, ASM1917538v2, whole genome shotgun sequence:
- the LOC132620381 gene encoding uncharacterized protein LOC132620381 has translation MTTLAAVGHDTPVHEYMTWYMHITRSLIANPSTPRPDCRGYASLSGAYEALLRMTLMIHYESIPLTESTDPGIAAYAARIVHLTDTGMTRAQEWHCVNEDVPEGVPEGGRADRGGRANRGGRASRGDLASRGGRAGRGLVDEPDDIARQAPSATDIPSTSSSRPSTSQRPGYTPEIVPYYDPWSSFSQVPVSDLHMGGGDEDIDLDIIFDDYFLHPTARPMTLSASPAPRAAQEPSHMPSQEPVDTHVFFFLQ, from the exons ATGACGACTCTAGCGgcggtcggacatgacactccggTCCATGAGTACATGACGTGGTACATGCATATCACTCGCTCCTTGATTGCCAACCCCTCGACGCCGCGTCCTGATTGCCGAGGATATGCATCACTCTCAGGAGCGTATGAGGCGCTG CTACGGATGACTCTGATGATACACTATGAGAGCATTCCCCTTACGGAGTCCACCGACCCCGGGATAGCGGCATATGCAGCACGGATAGTTCATCTTACCGACACTGGTATGACACGGGCACAGGAGTGGCATTGTGTAAATGAGGATGTACCAGAGGGTGTTCCTGAGGGTGGTAGGGCTGATAGAGGTGGTCGGGCTAATAGAGGTGGTCGGGCAAGCAGAGGTGATCTGGCTAGCAGAGGTGGTCGGGCTGGCAGAggtctagtagatgagcctgacgaTATAGCCCGTCAGGCTCCGTCAGCTACAGATATCCCGTCGACTTCTTCTTCCAGGCCGTCGACATCACAGAGACCTGGATATACGCCAGAGATAGTCCCATATTATGATCCTTGGTCATCATTTTCACAGGTGCCAGTTAGTGATCTACATATGGGAGGCGGAGATGAGGACATAGACTTGGATATTATTTTCGATGACTACTTTCTTCATCCTACAGCCAGGCCTATGACACTATCTGCATCTCCGGCTCCGCGggccgctcaggagccctctcacatgccatctcaggagcccgtcgatacacatgtttttttttttttacaataa
- the LOC132618338 gene encoding heavy metal-associated isoprenylated plant protein 21-like, whose protein sequence is MGVLEYIANFCTITTSTNNKKKSMQTVEIKVKMDCDGCERRVKNSVKHMKGVKSVEVIRKQSKVIVNGFVDPNRVLNKIKSTGKRAEFWPYVPYNVVYYPHAPQAYDKRAPAGMVKNVPQAFLAPNATEEKFAQLFSDDNPSACSIM, encoded by the exons ATGGGTGTTTTGGAGTACATAGCAAATTTTTGTACAATCACAACCAGCACAAACAATAAGAAGAAATCAATGCAG ACCGTTGAAATAAAAGTGAAAATGGATTGTGATGGATGTGAAAGAAGGGTAAAGAATTCCGTGAAGCACATGAAAG GTGTAAAATCAGTGGAAGTGATCAGAAAGCAGAGTAAAGTGATAGTAAATGGTTTTGTTGATCCAAACAGAGTGTTGAACAAAATAAAGAGTACTGGAAAAAGAGCAGAATTTTGGCCATATGTACCTTATAATGTGGTATATTATCCACATGCCCCTCAAGCCTATGACAAAAGGGCACCTGCTGGTATGGTTAAAAATGTGCCACAAGCATTTCTTGCCCCAAATGCTACTGAAGAAAAATTTGCTCAGCTCTTCAGTGATGACAATCCAAGTGCTTGTTCCATTATGTGA